One Alligator mississippiensis isolate rAllMis1 chromosome 1, rAllMis1, whole genome shotgun sequence genomic window carries:
- the LOC106740472 gene encoding zinc finger protein 883-like, translating to MPQKQENVAVNEVPSVVGRWSEEGEQARNSPRCRDEYVMLRHQKRTKGKAHWRETLHANQGSVEELVVRQELATKPRGRGHSCPQCRKSFSCPSRLALHKIRHARKKPHVCAMCGKHLTCLSTLAAHHQVHSGQLPHRFTKRGKSFVCSLELLKKQYVHMKKHQYRCVTCGKTFTHLFSLVQHRRMHLGRKTHRCNKCRRNFISWQKLSQHRCVQKRQQPHCCTKCGMSFRQPSSLARHRCMHTQEKPHRCSVCGKSFAQSSTLTLHQALHTGEKPHQCSVCRKSFTYISRLKQHQRIHTGEKPYQCSVCRKSFTHSSSLTYHQLNHTRENPHQCSVCGKSFTQSSQLAEHQHIHTGEKRHQCSACSKSFTHFSSLTQHQRIHTGEKPHQCSVCGKSFTRSSSLTKHQRIHTGEKPHHCSECGKSFTQSSHLTRHQLIHTREKPHQCSVCGKSFTCISSLTHHQCIHTGEKPYHCSVCGKSFTRSSYLNKHQRIHTGEKPHRCTECGKSFTKCSHLAQHKRIHTGEKPHRCSECGKSFTQSSTLARHQRIHTGEKPHQYSVCGKSYTQSSNLARHQLIHTGEKPH from the coding sequence ATGCCCCAAaagcaggagaatgtagcagtgaacgAGGTGCCATCTGTAGTTGGGCGTTGGAGTGAAGAAGGGGAACAAGCCCGAAACAGCCCAAGGTGCAGGGATGAATATGTCATGCTGAGACACCAGAAGAGAACGAAAGGAAAGGCgcactggagagagacactgcatgcaaaccagggcagtgtggaggagCTGGTAGTGAGGCAGGAGCTCGCTACCAAGCCCAGGGGGAGAGGCCactcctgccctcagtgcaggaaaAGCTTTAGTTGCCCCTCgcgcctggctctgcacaagataagaCATGCTAGGAAGAAGCCCCATGTATGTGCCATGTGTGGGAAGCACCTCACCTGCCTCtcaaccctggctgctcaccaccaggtccattctggacagctcccccaccgcttcaccaaaagggggaagagctttgtgtgCAGCTTGGAGCTGCTCAAAAAACAGTATGTGCACATGAAGAAGCATCAGTACCGCTGCGTCACATGTGGTAAGACCTTCACCCATTTATTCTCGCTGGTTCAGCACCGTCggatgcacttggggaggaagacgcACCGCTGCAACAAGTGCAGGAGGAACTTCATCAGCTGGCAAAAGTTGTCCCAGCACCGGTGTGTACAGAAGAGGCAGCAACCACACTGCTGCACGAAGTGTGGGatgagcttcaggcagccctccagcctggccaggcacaggtgcatgcacacacaggagAAGCCGCATCGTtgttctgtgtgtgggaagagttttgcTCAATCCTCCACCCTTACCCTGCACCAGGccctccacacaggggagaagccacatcagtgctctgtgtgtcggaagagcttcacctacatcTCCAGGCTGAaacagcaccagcgcatccacacaggggagaagccatatcagtgctctgtgtgtcggAAAAGCttcacccactcctccagcctgacATATCACCAGCTCAACCACACAAGGGAGAacccacatcagtgctctgtctgtgggaagagctttacccaaTCCTCCCAGCTAGCTgagcaccagcacatccacacaggggagaagagaCATCAGTGCTCTGCATGTTCGAAGAGCTTCACGCACTTCTCCAGCCTAacacagcaccagcgcatccacacaggggagaaaccacatcagtgctctgtctgtggaaagagcttcacccGCTCCTCCTCCTTGActaagcaccagcgcatccacacaggggagaagccacatcactgttctgagtgtgggaagagctttacccaatcctcccacctgacccggcaccagctcatccatacacgggagaagccacatcagtgctctgtgtgtgggaagagcttcacttgtATCTCCAGCCTGACACATCACCAgtgcatccacactggggagaagccatatcactgctctgtgtgtgggaagagcttcacccgctcCTCCTACTTGAacaagcaccagcgcatccacacaggggagaagccacatcgctgtactgagtgtggaaagagcttcaccaAATGCTCACACCTTGCCCAGCacaagcgcatccacacaggggagaagccacatcgctgttctgagtgtgggaaaagcttcacccaatcctccacCCTtgcccggcaccagcgcatccacacaggggaaaagccacatcagtactctgtgtgtgggaagagctacaCCCAATCCTCCAACCTGGCCAGGCATCAgctgatccacacaggggagaagccacattaG
- the LOC132249304 gene encoding zinc finger protein 446-like has product MQPPCEAELPSATPQLAARDELPTPEPWRQLFRGLRYQEAEGPGKICSRLRELCRRWLEPQRRSKEQMLELVVLEQFLAILPPEMRSWVCRCRVETCAQAVALAEGFQLGQVEDEKLQVTAFVWCHLHLHVSGDVPPRSRLPSDTRVSSPGHRACEGRGGVLRPDAAPGGPAGAW; this is encoded by the coding sequence atgcagcccccttgcGAGGCCGAGCTGCCCTCCgcgaccccacagctggcagcgcgggatgagctccccaccccagagccctggcgtCAGCTCTTCCGTGGCCTGCGCTACCAGGAAGCTGAGGGCCCAGGGAAGATTTgtagccgcctgcgggagctgtgccggcgctggctggagccccagcgccgcagcaaggagcagatgctggagctggtggtgctggagcagttcctggccatcctgcccccggAGATGCGGAGCTGGGTGTGCAGGTGCCGCGTGGAGACGTGtgcccaggccgtggccctggccgaggggtttcagctggggcaggtggaggacGAGAAGCTCCAGGTGACAGCCtttgtttggtgccatctgcacctccacgtGTCGGGGGATGTTCCCCCCAGATCCCGGCTCCCCAGTGACACACGTGTCTCGTCCCCAGGTCACCGTGCGTGTGAAGGGCGAGGAGGGGTCCTCAGACCAGATGCAGCCCCCGGGGGCCCTGCCGGAGCCTGGTGA